The Raphanus sativus cultivar WK10039 chromosome 6, ASM80110v3, whole genome shotgun sequence sequence GCCTTAATTGATTTATTTGATTGATTGATATTTTGGTGGTGAGATTGGTTTCAAATGTTGTGGGATTTTGTGATAATTAGagatgaaaatttcaaaattcgaATGGAATCTGATTGTCGATTAAGGTGACATGACATAGATGATGAGAAGATGTATTGAATTATGCAACTCACGATAATCATTTGGTAGATGAAAAAACATCTTGCCAACTACTCCGTTGATAATGATGTGAAACCAACATAATCTAGTTAATGATTTTGATTTGGAGTGTTTAATCCTAATACAATTAGTGAATAACGAGTTAAACTTAAACAGCAGCGGAGGGGTTAGACATAGATTAGGGTTAACAAAAGGAAAGCCTATCATGAAGCTGTCCTTTTCCTATAGGGTTTGGTTTTCTTATTATTGTGTAGGTGTTGTATAGGCTGATGTGAGGACCACAAACATCACTTTAACTCATAAGTGTTTAGCATTAAATTCAGGTGTTGCTATCACGACTATCTCATTCTGCATCTCTCTAAACTAGGCTTCTTTCCACTTTCATCTCTCattatttcttctttgtttgtgtTTCAATTGTCCTTTGCTAGACTTCACTAATTCAGCTTTGGTGTGTCCTGTCTGTTCCCTCCCCCACTCCATTATTTGGTAAATCTCGTGCAATTCTTTATTTCTCAGATGGTTTTTAAGTTCAATGAAATAACTGCTCTTTTGAATCCAGAATAGTGACAAAACACAtggaaatattttgttttgacaaATACTGAACAGCCAAACCGTCTATAACCATTGATTTTAGTTTGGATCATATATTATATGGGGCATAGGTACattttgagatttgttttaGGGGGCGAGCTGAAACTAAATATAGAAGATATACTGACATGGTGATCAGTGaggaaattattatatttttttatataagataaactCTAGTCTTGTTCATACATATCATCATTGAACTTCTATTGATGATAAATTTCGCAGAAACAAAACGCTACAGAAGTAAGATTATACATCCAACGAGATACAAAGAAAATAGAAAGCAGGGAGtttgtgagaaaaaaaaaagcagtgAGTTAGGCCCATTAATACAGCCCAGAACAAGTGCAGTAAGATAACTCGGGCCTGATAGAAACTAAACTTCAATTACTCGATCGGGCCTTAAAAGCCGATCTTTTCTATAAGCGCGGGAATAACGAAAATGTTTCAAACTATTGATTCGAAACGCGAGAATGCACACTCCTCGTTGAAGCGCGTGGTGAAACAGGTAAGTAATAACTGAGGTGGGACATCACACGATTCACGAACTTTGACGTAGCAACCAAAAAGgtgtaataaatataaataaatgatgGTTGTTTTAGTTCATACACCGACAGCTCCAACTCAAGCCACGTGTGTTTCCATTTTCCTCGGCTTCTTCTTAGCTTCATATGtcctttcttttttcttttttctttttccttttatgtttGGTTGATTTCTTAATCTCACTTTCAATAACTATCATTAACTTATAGAAGATGACTTACTAACTCTCCTTTTGTTATCTTCTTTAATGAGTTCACTGATTGTATTAGTCCTTATTGTATTAAAGATTCATGACTTAAGGAAAAATTCAAAGACCATCACTTTCACTCTCCACCAGATTATACgttttactaatttttaataatcaataaaatgTAATGTTTGCAACATGTGTAGTATAGTTCTCTAGCTGTTTAGCTCAAGGCATAACTACTCTATTTTACTATGACTTTTTATCATAGACTTTACATTTGTTTTATTCAATTTGCCATTATTTTCTTATGTACATGACTAGATTAATAACTCTATTACTATGACTTGCAAATACAACCATTTAATACTGACTACTAAATTCtttgatgtttttattaatataatgaaTTGACCATTCATTTGTTGTGCATAACCATTTTATTACGGATCAAAATGAGTACTAGTTATTCACTTTCTTAAGTAGAAATTTTAGGTGAAGGGTTATAACATAAGCAGACCATGTTTAGTCTGAAATAATACTATTTTGTTAATATAGTTTTAAGAAAGACAAAAGTAGTGTTTATTCAATGATTATACAAAAGATTTAGCCGGAAAATAATGCAAAAGGTTTATTGAAACGTAAAGGAAGCCGAGCTGAGCCGAGGCAAGACCTAAAGAAAGCCAAAGtcatctaaaataattaaattttcagACACCGTGTGGTTCCCACCACCAGCCTGTCCGAAAACCCAAACCTGTTTTGATACACAACATAGACCAGACACCAGCCAAATTCACAcatctctctatctctatctttcttctttcttggcCGTCTCTCACACCCACTCTCGGTAACCGACGATTCAAGTAATAAGAATAAACAGCATATCCTCCAAGAAAAGGCATTTTCAATTTATTCcttcaagagagagagattaatCCCAATCTGAGCACCATGGATCGCTGCATCTATGGTTGCTCCATCGTATCTTTCTTACTCCTCCTCACTGCATCGGCTTTGCCACAAAGTCTCGAACCGGGTCACCACAACATAACCGGGTCTGGAGGTCAAATCAACTCAAACTCAGTCCTCGTAGCTCTCCTCGACTCTCGTTACACCGAGCTCGCGGAGCTCGTCGAGAAAGCTCTCCTCCTCCAAACACTAGAAGACGCCGTCGGTCGTCACAATATCACAATCTTTGCCCCTCGCAACGAAGCCTTAGAGCGTGACCTTGACCCGGATTTCAAACGGTTCTTGCTCCAACCGGGTAACCTCAAGTCTCTCCAGACGCTGCTCTTGTCCCACATTATCCCCACTCGGGTCGGGTCAACCCAATGGCCCGAAGAGAGCACCGGACGGGTCAAACACGTCACGCTAGGACGCGACCAAGTGCTGCATTTGAGCAAAACCAAAGGTAACGGGAAGAGACTGGTGAACTCCGCCGTGATAACCCGACCCGATAATTTGACCCGACCCGATGGGTTGATCCACGGTATCGAACGGCTTTTAATCCCTCGCTCGGTGCAAGAAGATTTCAACCGGCGGAGAAACCTCCGGTCAATCTCCGCCGTGTTACCCGAAGGAGCTCCGGAGATCGACCCGAGAACAAACCGTCTCAAGAAATCCGCCGCCGCAGCCGTCGCGGTACCCGCCGGATCTCCACCGGTTCTCCCGATCCAATCCGCCATGGCTCCAGGTCCGTCGCTAGCTCCGGCGCCGGCTCCGGGACCCGGAGGTCCACGTCACCATTTCAACGGCGAGGCTCaggtcaaagatttcatccACACGCTGCTGCACTACGGCGGGTACAACGAGATGGCGGATATTCTCGTGAACCTGACGTCGCTCGCGACGGAGATGGGACGGTTGGTGTCGGAAGGCTACGTCCTCACCGTGCTAGCTCCCAACGACGAGGCTATGGCGAAACTGACGACGGATCAGTTGAGCGAGCCCGGGGCTCCGGAGCAGATAATGTATTACCACATTATACCGGAGTATCAGACGGAGGAGAGTATGTATAACTCGGTTAGGAGATTCGGGAAGGTGAAGTATGAAACGCTGCGTTTTCCTCATAAAGTTGCGGCGAAGGAAGCTGATGGTTCGGTTAAGTTCGGTTCTGGTGACCGGTCTGCTTACTTGTTCGATCCGGATATTTACACGGACGGTCGGATTTCGGTTCAGGGGATTGATGGTGTCTTGTTCCCTGAGGTGGAAGAAGAGACGGTTAAGAAACCGAGTGGTTCGGTTAAGAAAGTTGTTCAGACAAGAAGAGGTACGTTTGATTGATTGTGTTGCGTGTCTATGGTTTGATCATTAGCGTCGTGACTAATTAGGTTTCACATGATAATTGACATGAATATGATTATGATCGTTTTGAGGATAGAAGTTTGTAGTTTTACTCACTTACTTGTGACCAAAGTTATCAAAgaattatgatttttagtacGTGATTAACGCTTAGTCACTCAAGGTATTGATCATGTTCTAAAGGTAAAGGTTGGTGAGGTATATCAAACATAAGAAAGAATCATTAGAAGCTTCTTCGACATTACCGGTCCTAAAGCATCTTCACACGTttacaaattttcatttattatatttggttaaattattgGCTTTTAGCTTTTTCTAAAGTCTAATTTCCGgaaatagtttttaattaagTGACAGGAGACTGCGATTGGAATTAATTGATTGTGATCATTACCTAATAATTAAAGTTCTTTATTTCATTAATCAACAGGGAAGTTGCTGGAAGTAGCATGTAGAATGCTTGGAGCAATTGGCAAAGACTCATATATAAGCAAATGCTGAATGAATTCACAAACCCTAAGAGATTATTGAAGCCAAATCTCTAAACTGTTATCCGTAAACACGTACAAAAGGTTAGGATTCCATGTTACAGTCTATCGatcaataataaataataatctcagAATGATCTATACTAATAAGTGTGTAcatatttgttatgtttttggCAGGTTGTTAGGAGAAACAAATGAAGATTTGGAAGAGACAAAAAAGAGTGGAACATCAATGCTCAAACCATTCTTCAAAGGAATATGAAAGAGGAACTTGGgtttctatatataaaaaaaaatgtttttgggCAGTTTGATTTTTGggatataaaaattgtaattagTTATATGAACTCAATCTTTTAATTGACTTGGTGTATGGAAAAAAAGTGAATTATAAAGtgggaaacaaaataaaaagacgtGAGATTGTGGGTTCTCCACTCGCAACAGATATGCATAAATAATCCACAAATACATCTCTTCTTATCTTTTACTTGGTGATGTATTTGTGATTATTTGTTGGTGGGTAAATCTCTACTTAAATGATATCATTAATATCATCTTTATACCATCACATATACGAATTGGTGGTGTGCCAACAAAAATGTAGTAACAGATAtgcataaattatttttttaaaagaattttgtAATAGTATTATCATTGTATTAATAAGTCAAACGTATGACTTTTTTAagcataaacaaaataaatatgaaaggtATTTGGTCTGAGAGATAATAAAACATGTGTTGGAGAGAGGATATGAGTTGGCTTGTGCTGTCCTGTGAGATATGATTTTGATTTGAGACCCCAATTACAGTACAAAGCTCAAAGCTGTCTGACTTTTTCTATGTGATCATCATTCATcaaaatacatattttgtttctcttttttttttctcaatccATGACTTTTTGTTTTCCTTCAATCTTATTAAATAGCTGTAACATTCTAAACAAGGTTATCAATAGTATACCATTTCAACCACTTTAATAATGACACAATATAAAACCGTAGGCTTCAGGTCTGGATGTTCGATAGAAAATGATGCAGATCAAGCAATATAAATTAGGCTAATGTAAACAGACGGAATGAATGCATTGACGGAACAAATGGTATGGACTGAACAAAAGAAAGTTAAATGATGTTATAATTATATGGTTGtgaatatacaaataattaaattttgattattcttTCAAGgtgttctaaaaaaaaagattattcttTCAAGGTAGCCGAAACAAGTTTTGGCTTTAGGTGCTGGGCAATAATTTTGtggaattttataaaaatattaatgacttgggaaaacaaaaaaatcaatgtgCACTTACATATGAAAACATCATGGAGCGAACAATATTAtttcatctattttatttttctataatagtCTTTCTCTTTCTAACTAAAAAATACCCTATATTAGATTATCAAAAATTAGAACACATATTAAAGCGCTGATCACTAGTATCAACTTTAAaccaaaatttcaaaacaataaACGATCTTCCGGAAAGTGTTACAAAGGtctttaataaaaagttttgtttgtAAAAATATGGTTGTTCATACATCGCAATCAAAAGTAATTTGAGAACCGCTGCGCTGGTTGCATAATAGCACTTTCACTACCAAACTTCAAAGGCCTTAAACAGGcaaaaaaagagattaaaaCTGTGCTCACTCTCCTTTGTTCTCTGCTTGCAAAgaagctgcaaaaaaaaaaacagcataaAGTTGCAATCCAAACACGGATATTACTAACACTAAACCATCAGTTAGATCGTACCTCTAACGGCTGCTGGATCGTCTTGTGGCCTCATTGCAGGGAAGAGAATAACCTCCTGAAACATTTACAAGTACAATTCATGAGTTTAGCCAGAAAAGATCAAATCATTAGCagagaatgagagaagagaCAGACCTTGATGTTCTGAGAGTCGGTGAATAGCATGGCAAGCCTGTCAATACCCAACCCCCACCACCCGTAGGAGCCAACCCATATTCCAAAGCATTGCAGAAAGTCTCATCTAAAGCCATGGCCTCATCGTCTCCAGACTGCCTATCTTTGAGTTGATCAGCAAACCTTTGACGCTGAACCACTGGATCGTTCAGCTCGGTGTAAGCATTGCAGAGCTGCGGTCAAAGTTCGTAATATGTTAGTATAAAACAACTCTAAACAAACAAATTCATAGTTAGCTAGTGCTTACTTCATGTTGTTGATAAAGAGCTCGAATCTCTCGGTGAGAACATTGTTTGATCTGTGCCACTTTGCCAAGGGAGACATGATCTCGGGATGGTTGATGATGAAAGTCGGGTTCACACATGTCACTTCCAGAAATTCTCCAACAAGCTgcattaaaagaaaatatctcagattttaatttttccaATGCTATACGTCATAGGTATGAAAGAGGGAGACAGAAGATGTTACGTACTTTATCTAGCAGACGAGCTGTTGTCTGAGGAGGAGGGCATTTCACGTCGAACTTGGCACACGCATCAATCAAATACTTGTTGGCTTCTTCACTAGCCAAATCTTTTGGTATATTAAGGTTAGCCACCTTCTCCAACTCTCCAATCATCTCAATCCtcctacaaaaagaaaatatcatgTATGTCATTGCTGCAATAGATAAgcttactttatttttaatcaatgaAAATATTGATTTGACTCAAACCTGAATGGAGGAGTGAAGTCGATTTCGATTGGCTCCTTATCATACCCATTAGCATGATACTTGATCTTGTAACCACCTGTCAACTCTTTGACCATGCCACTCAACATATCCTCGGTCATTTTCATGAGGTCGTTGTAGTCTGCGAAAGCCATATAGAACTCGCAAGTGGTGAACTCTGGGTTGTGGGTCAGGTCAATACCCTCGTTTCTGAATTGCTTTCCAATCTCATAAACACGCTCCAAGCCACCGACGATAAGTTGCTTCAGAAAGAGCTCGGGCGCGATTCGCATGTACAGCTTCATGTCTAGATCGTTGTGATGTGTGACGAATGGTCGTGCAGCTGCTCCACCAGCAATCATGTTCATCATAGGCGTCTCAACctaaagaaaattttaagaatattaaaTGCAGGAATAAGAACAATTGAAATCAGAGGACCGAATGAAAAGAATGGATATATGTTTTGTAAGAAAATTAGAAACCTCCAAGAATCTTTGATTGTCAAGGAATCTGCGGACGTAGGAAATGATATTAGCTCTGGTTTTGAATATCTGGCGAACCTCCACGTTCAACATCAGATCAAGATAACGCTGGCGATATCGAGATTCCTGAcagcaaaacaaaaaactaacaTCAAATGCTTGTCCGGATAGAAACCATAGAATTTAAAACACTGACAGGAAGTGATCAAACaaatagataataatatttaataatgtaaGAAAGAGGATACACCAATCTTTATAGAGCTTTGGCAAACTGATGTTACCTGATCTTTTAGAACATATGCGTCAGGATTTCTTGGTTCACCTGGAATCCAGTTTTCAGGTTTCTACATAATGGAAAAAGTGAAATAGGTTAGtgcagaagaagatgaaatcTTAAGTAAATAGAGCAGTCACAGTGAAACTGCTTTTACCTTTGCATTAGCATTCTCAGCTTTTCTTGGCATCATGTGGAGGCAATGGGACAGAAGAATAAATGATCGGGGGAAAATACTTAACTCTCCTCTCTTAGTCTTCCCTGAAATAAGAGTAAAATTACTAGTTAAAAATGTGATAGGCTAAAAGAAAGTAATATACAAAAAGAGAGGGTTGCACAAACCTGGAAACCCAGTGACACCAACAATATCACCACGCTTAGTATTCCCATGGAGCTTCGAAAACTCTGCTTCATCCAATCCTGACTTGCTGAGACAAAGACAAAAGAAACACGCACGCCTAAGTAAACCTACTCAACAGCAATGAACTAACttataaaaaggagaaaacaaaGCATTCACCTAGCATCAGCCATAACTTGGACCTTGAAATCCTCACCATGTAGATCATAGAAGAAGAGCTTAGAAGAGGAAGCTCGCTTGCTCATTATCCTCCCTATCAAAGTTTTTAAACAACAAAATCAAACATCCTTTTCACTCCAAGGGTAAGGTGGCAATGCATTTACATACCAGCAAGAGAAACTTGAGCGTCTTCAACATGATCACCATTGTTCAAACCACCATACTTCTCAATGTACTCAGGAATAGACATTGTCACAGCAAACTTGTGAGGGTAAGGATTCTCCCCCTTAGCCTTCTCAGCCGCAAGATATTTCAATCTGTTCTCAAAGTATTGCTGCAACAAAAGAACACTTGATTCATACACACAtaaatacatacatacatatctATCTGCATTGCATAAGATGATTGATTGTTATACCGTTGGATCCATATCCTCATCATCTGCTGCCACTGCCTTGTGTGAGGCGGCTGCCTTGGGAGCCTGCATCAAATCAATCAAACGAAATCTCTTAAAGACTATCAATGTGTGAACCATTCGTTTACGAGTTATATGAAAGAATGTGATTACTTGTTTggccttttcttcttctttgcgtctcctctcttcctctctctgcTTCATCTTCAGTTCCTTCTTCAGAGCACTGCAACGTTTTCAATATTAGCTATAATCAGATTCCATACGAAGATTCAGAAAAAGTAATCGAGAGGACGGAAACGTTACTTTTTACTCTGAGCTCCAGCTCCATCAGCAGCAGAAGTCGAAGAGGCGGTGGTGGAATCCATGGAGAGTTTTGAAATTGCTTGCGTGGTTTGATCGAGAGAACCTTCCATAGAAATCAGTAACCGTTTCGTTAAGAAGATGGGAGAGGACGgcgaagaagatgaagtttttttttttttgaaacaccgAAGAAGATTGAAGTTAGAGATGAGACTTCTTCTTTAGGGTTTATTgattcttctctttctttcttttacgCGGGCCCACCAGCCCATCAGTGACGAGACGAGTCACTCTCATAAGGGCCTCTTCGCTTCTCTCGGTTTATGCACTAACCGAACCGGTTCGCTCAAAATCAACgattttgattttagatttaacctggtctctttctttttcttgtttggCCGAAGCTGAAATAAGTCGTTAACTTGAAAGTGATGATTAGTGAAAGTTAAACCGCTCTAAATccgaaagaaaaaaatatttggttaaatCATTTTTGATAAATGACTTCATTTGA is a genomic window containing:
- the LOC108809266 gene encoding fasciclin-like arabinogalactan protein 18, encoding MDRCIYGCSIVSFLLLLTASALPQSLEPGHHNITGSGGQINSNSVLVALLDSRYTELAELVEKALLLQTLEDAVGRHNITIFAPRNEALERDLDPDFKRFLLQPGNLKSLQTLLLSHIIPTRVGSTQWPEESTGRVKHVTLGRDQVLHLSKTKGNGKRLVNSAVITRPDNLTRPDGLIHGIERLLIPRSVQEDFNRRRNLRSISAVLPEGAPEIDPRTNRLKKSAAAAVAVPAGSPPVLPIQSAMAPGPSLAPAPAPGPGGPRHHFNGEAQVKDFIHTLLHYGGYNEMADILVNLTSLATEMGRLVSEGYVLTVLAPNDEAMAKLTTDQLSEPGAPEQIMYYHIIPEYQTEESMYNSVRRFGKVKYETLRFPHKVAAKEADGSVKFGSGDRSAYLFDPDIYTDGRISVQGIDGVLFPEVEEETVKKPSGSVKKVVQTRRGKLLEVACRMLGAIGKDSYISKC
- the LOC108809264 gene encoding LOW QUALITY PROTEIN: lysine--tRNA ligase, cytoplasmic (The sequence of the model RefSeq protein was modified relative to this genomic sequence to represent the inferred CDS: inserted 1 base in 1 codon) — protein: MEGSLDQTTQAISKLSMDSTTASSTSAADGAGAQSKNALKKELKMKQREEERRRKEEEKAKQAPKAAASHKAVAADDEDMDPTQYFENRLKYLAAEKAKGENPYPHKFAVTMSIPEYIEKYGGLNNGDHVEDAQVSLAGRIMSKRASSSKLFFYDLHGEDFKVQVMADASKSGLDEAEFSKLHGNTKRGDIVGVTGFPGKTKRGELSIFPRSFILLSHCLHMMPRKAENANAKKPENWIPGEPRNPDAYVLKDQESRYRQRYLDLMLNVEVRQIFKTRANIISYVRRFLDNQRFLEVETPMMNMIAGGAAARPFVTHHNDLDMKLYMRIAPELFLKQLIVGGLERVYEIGKQFRNEGIDLTHNPEFTTCEFYMAFADYNDLMKMTEDMLSGMVKELTGGYKIKYHANGYDKEPIEIDFTPPFRRIEMIGELEKVANLNIPKDLASEEANKYLIDACAKFDVKCPPPQTTARLLDKLVGEFLEVTCVNPTFIINHPEIMSPLAKWHRSNNVLTERFELFINKPQLCNAYTELNDPVVQRQRFADQLKDRQSGDDEAMALDETFCNALEYGLAPTGXWGLGIDRLAMLFTDSQNIKEVILFPAMRPQDDPAAVRASLQAENKGE